Genomic window (Euleptes europaea isolate rEulEur1 chromosome 8, rEulEur1.hap1, whole genome shotgun sequence):
gatAATAAGCCGGTGATCTGCTGCTGCTGTCCTCTCCCGTGTACGTTCACTTCCAACTCacgacgaccctatgaatcattgtcctcaaaaacgtcctatcgttaacagccttgctcagatcttgcaaactgagggtggtggcttcctttatagagtaaatcaacctcttgttgggtcttcctcttttccggctgccttcaacttttcctagcattattgtcttttccagtgactcttctcataatgtgaccaaagtacgaccgcctcagtttagtcattttagcttctagggtcagttcaggcttgatttgatctataacccactgatttttttgagggcggggggcagtccacggtatccgtaacactctgctccaacaccacatttcaaaggaatcgactttcttattcacgggaggttttgccttggatttgccgctctctagacgcacattttctccatccaaattctcagaactctgcattgttgagttctgagaatttggatgggggaaatgtgcatctagagagcagcaaatccaaggcaaaacctctcgtgcataaatttcctgtaaaggtaaaggtcccctgtgcaagcaccgggtcattcctgacccatggggtgacatcacatcccaacgtttactaggcagacgtttGCTtgcagggtggcttgccagtgccttccccagtcgtctatgctttacccccagccagggccgtcttaacagccttatgggcccctgggcaaaccagtgtacTAGGGCCCCtatgacaaccactcacaggaataaaaagtaaatggtcgataatattaaacatatatttattttattggcactgtggcagaggtgactgcaatactaacccagggatactaaatcagagacaagtcacaatgtccatttgtaacacaataacattgcagcaaatattattttatagtttagtgtagtctagactactgtgtagtagtatttatttacgGCAAGTCGCTTAACATACACAAATTAGCACAGAGCCCCTATGCTTGTGggggccccgggcaagtgcccatcggggcccatgcgttaagatgggcctgcccccagcaagccgggtcctcatttgaccgacctcggaaggctgagtcaaccttgagccggctacctgaaaccgaaagggttaccgcacttgtattattcccagcgatatattaagagtttgaaaacgttataaaaaaatactgttcgcacttcctatgtattcccaccgatgtatgaagagtttgaaaacgttataaaaaatatcgttcgcactttgtttggcccctttagctgtgaagacgtcttccaaccatttataagccgtggtatccaaaaacgcTTTTAAAGcgatggctgttaccacactaggtattcccagcgatgtatcaagagtttggaaatgttacccttttaaagcgatgttttttataacatttccaaactcttgatacatcgctgggaatacctagtgtggtaacaaccatcgctttaaaaggttttttggataccacggcttataaatggttggaagacgtcttcacagctaaaggggccaaacaaagtgcgaacggtattttttataacattttcaaactcttaatacatcagtgggaatacataggaagtgcgaacggtattttttataacgttttcaaactcttaatacatcgctgggaatacaaagcgcgaacagtattttttataacgttttcaatctcttaacacatcgctgggaatgcgtAGCGCGGTAACCagtcgacttccgtcgggatcgaaccccggtcgtgaggagagctttgaactgcggtactgcagcacgaccactctgcgccaccgcgGGTTGAGAGAACGTTCAGCGCAGCGTCGCTCTCCCTCCTCTCGCGGTTAGGGAGACTTCCGGTTCCGTTTTGACCGACCAGCCGGAGGCGCTCGCCGATGACGACACGCTGTCCAAGGAGTCCGCCGCGGAGCGCCGCGCTTCCTCCCGGGCTGCTTCCGGGCGAGTGCCGTCGCGCGCCCTTGGCGAGAGGTCGGCCGGTGCCAGGCCCTGCTCCCCTTTGCGCCCGaggcccgggggtggggtggggaggggggcttcttcgCCTTGGCAGCGGCTTTTCCCACCGGCAAGAGGGAGGCCTGGGCGGATGCGGAGCGGCCCAGGCCGAGGAGATCCTCGTGGGAAGGACAAGCGGGCTCGGCCTAGGTCGAGGGCGCTCCCCGGGGTCGGGAGAAGGactggatctccccccccccccaggccttttATAAGGGCGGGCCTGGGTTTATGCAGGgtggggggttttgccttgggtttgccgctctcttggTGCCCCTTCCCCCCGTCCAAATTCTCCATACTCTCAAGGgttccggtggggggggggaaggggcatctagagaacggcaaacccaaggcaaaacctcccgtgcggaTGTGGCCCCTAGAGCAACCGGACGGGGGCGGCTGCAGGTCGGCGAACTCAGGCTGGAAGATCGCTGCATCTGGTTACTCTAGgtgctctttcacacatgctggataatgcgctccgctttcagtgcactttagcaatcatttacaagtgggttttgccgtttcgcgcagtaaaatccagctgtaaagtgcattattccgcaTGTGTGAAAAGCTAGTAGTTTGAACACAGATCTGCCCTCATAAAAGGCCTGGTGGAGATCCAGTTCTTCCGATCTCGGATTTCCGAAGGTTGTTCTTGGCTGACAGCCGCCTCTTGGCAGTTGCGTAGTAGGCGAGGCCTCGTCAGGCACAGCGTTTCTCAACACAGagccatgcgggggggggggatgtgaagTGCTGCACCAGTTGGATTTTCCacctggcatgtgtgtgtgtgtgtgataaagaCCCAGAGTCTTTGTGGGATGGGGAGGTGTATCCGTATGAatatcattattttaaaaataaattaccaGGAAGCCACCTTCAGTTCTGTAGTGCTTTCAAATAAGTTTGCCATTAGACTGTCAGGGTAATAAAGTCCCTTTTATTTTTCAGAGCCTCCCTACTGAATTTCCTTTATATTGGAACACATAAATATTCTCCTATAAGGATCTCTTTCCATGTGGAGGGGTGTTTCAAtccttttctcccctcccactgaggtGCAGTCCTAAATTGTGTAGGACTAGTAGATGgaggacccaagttcaaatcctcactggtgccatggatgcttgctgggtgactttgggccagtcattctttcagcctaaactacctcacagggttcttgtgaggatacaatggaggagaggagaatgatgtaaggaaCATGTTAAAGGTCCTTAACTCCTTGAAAAACCAGCCCCAAAGCTCCTTTTAGAAGGGGGAGGAGAACCTTTTAAAAGAACATGGAAGGAACTATAAAATGTAAGTTTGGCCCTGACTGCAGAAGTGCAGTCTGTAAGACTACTCAGAAGGTTTTGACATGGCCATGGGGCCACCTAGTTGTCTTTTTTCCTTGCCAAGCCCAAAGGTGAGGAGGCAAAAGAGCAGTAGTAGCTCCAGTATATGAAAGTGTTggttccttctccctctcctgttGCCAGGTGAAAGGAGGGCAGAAAAGGGAAATGACAAGTGGCCAtttagggagagagagaagaggcatgCATCTTCTAAAAGGGTGCCCAGTTAATCAGGGGCACTTTGTAAATTAATCGATTGCAGCCTTGAAATTCTTCCTAAGCAGTGGTGGATCTGAAAACACATGTAAATAAGTCAAACAAGTAAACTCTTCGTGGTTCTGATATTTACATAATGCTCCACATGTTCATATTTCTGTTCCAGAATGAGTGTGGATTGGCTTGGCTACAGCTACGCAGCACTGGTTGCTTCAGGTGGAGTAATCGGCTATGCAAAAGCAGGTATCGTATGACTGAAAGagccttttctgttttcttcatccTTACTGATTCAGCACCGTGACACGAACGCTAGAGTTTGTCATTGGCAGCCTTTGCTGGTGCCTCAGAGGCGCCAGAATTTTTGGAGATGCTCTTTTCCAGTGGTCTTCGACCACTGGGTTGGGAGGACTCTTGGGTGGGTCATCAGCCCCTACAGACCTTCCATTTTCTCTGCTTTTTTGGAAGGACCTGTTGATGGTGTGCATCGATAGGTGAATGATTCTTGCCCTCTTCTCACACATGCTCAAAGGAGGCAAGGGCACTCAGTGATAGAGTGGGTTCTTAGTACAGATACGTGCAGAGATTCCCCCTACTCTCTAAGCTTGCCTTTTCTCTCCTCCTTGTGGTCCTCACCCCTCTACCCACCAATGCTCCCTTTGTGCTTTCAGCATGGAATTCCTCTTAGCTGCTCATAACTCTGTCTCCTCCTCATGCTGTCATGTGACTCTGATGTCACGTGATTTCCTACTTGATGGGTTCCATGCTGCTGGTCTAGAGTTCAAGGTGGGTCCTGGCTCTGGAAAGGTTGCAGTCCAGTGTTGTAGCATGCCTTTGAGGACAAGCCCGTTTCATGAGGCATGTGGTCTACAATAGCCAAAGGCTTCGGCTGAGTATCTGCAAGGGGTAATATTTGTTTAAATCTTTCCTGGTAATTTTTTGGTCTGCATCGTACAAAGGCTGGGATCCCAAAAACTGCAAAGTGGGTTTTGTGAAAGGAATATTTTCTGACTCTCTGTGATCCTCAAAAAAACTGTTCTTGAGAGGACCCTTTGGATTAAGCTGCAGCTAGAAAAGGAAACTGGTGGAAACTGGCCTCCCATTCTTACACCAGTTCTTAATCCGTTCATGCAAGAGCAGGAGAGAAATCTCTCCTTTTGAAAAGCTTCTCTTCCTACTTGCCTGGAGGACTATTCTAATCCATCTCAGGTGAGTGGTTAGTGATCTAGGCCTGTCTGCAGTCCTATAGACTAAGGGAGAGGCTCTGCTTCTTCATGTGCTGTCAGCTTTATCGAGGGATGAGGAACAAGGCCGCAccacagcagcagtagtagtagcagaaggtttttatacctcactgttatctacctttaaggagtctcaaagtggcttacagtaaccttcccctccccacaacaggcacctttgtgaggtaggtggggctgagagagttcggagagaactgtgactggcccgaggtcttccagcaggctgcatgtgaaggagtggggaactgaacccggttctccagactagagttcaccactcctaaccactacgccacactgggaACTATCTCTTACTAAAGAATTGCTTCATGTCAGCTCTGTCTTGCCTTcagaaaaattacaaaaatatCTTTGCTCCAGTCAGCCTTTTGAGGTGTGGTTGAATTTTCCTTGTAGGTGTGCTTACCTTGATAAGCACCCTGTTTGTTAATAGGGCCCGGGGTGTGGTCTTTATGCTTTTTTAGTTGTTTGATTTCAGTAATTTTGGACAAGgtgacattatttattttatgttatgttGCAGGCTTCTCTGGCACCTGTGTGATGGGTAATAAATCCCACAGATAAATTGAATGGTGTGCCCCATACATGTATCTTTGCCCTATTTTAGTAGGCAAAACATTTAATTGTgaatgaattgggggggggggctgggggagtTAGTTAGGGTTACCCATGTGCCTTCTGATAGGGGTCCTCTTTCTTTTAATCAAGGCAGTGTTCCGTCTCTAGCAGCTGGTCTCCTGTTTGGTGGTTTGGCTGGGCTGGGTACTTACCAGCAGTCGCAAGATCCAAAGAACATTTGGCTGTCTCTGAGTAAGTATTTCTTTTTCATACATAACCTGTCAgcatttttaaaggggaaagaaTAGTTTCTTCCACCATGAGAATTGGAAGTCTGTAATACTAGTCAGTTGTAGAGACAGTAGCCCCAACAAAACACCCCCCTACGCACACAAGAAAATCATTTACTGATTTCATAGCAGTGTTTTATTGTTCATATTGTTTCCCACATTTAGTTTTGCAAGTCTGGggtccttttgttttgttttaccttgGGTGGGACCCAGAGACCTTTAAGTAGAATTCTGTTTGTGGAAAAGACCGTTCTACCTTGCTTTCCTTTTGAAGCCCCTCAGAAATGATTTCTTGGATTCTGAGAAGCCAAGGGCTAGGAGTGGAGTGGGAAGTGGGAGCTGGAAGTGGGGAGCTGGCAGAAATCATAAGGATTCCTGGCGTGAGTAGAAGCATTTCCTTCTTGTACTAGTTAGGGTTTGGATCAAATCCtcttactgtttttaaaaaatatttcccacTTTGGACTCCCATGGCAGCTCGCAAACTGCCCAAATCATGCAAAAGTGCCTACAACCAACAGTCAATTCTAGTAATCATTCAACAGCACATTCAAGCTGGCTTGAAGAGGCAGATCTAAATCACCCTCAAGAAGCTCAGTAACTGTGGGCACGGGTTCCCCATTGAGGGATTAACAGGTGAGGAGGCTCTTCTTGTGGCCACCCATGTACTTCATAAGGTTCTCCTCGGATGATCTTCAGGCAGGCTGGAGTATATATTGGCAGGCTAGTCCTAAAAACACTCTGGTCACAGGCCTCATAGGAATAAATATCAGCACGAGCCCCTTAGAACTGCATACAGAAACTCACTGGACTCTATAGAGTAACCCTTTTGAGAATGGCTGTTGTGTGTAGCATTGGTACGCCAAGGTTATAGAGTCAAGGACTGAGTATTTAGGGGGAAATACACCAGATAGAGGCAGTACTGAGAAGTGAATTGCTCTGGTCCAGCATAACTTTTAACATAAATACTGCCTGCTAGGGCAGCCCAGTGattcatctagttcagcatcctgtttcacacaatcgACAGTCAGTTACCCTGCAAGGCCAGTATAAAGGCCCAGGCTTTTTGTGATGTGGCCTCCTAGCACTAATATTCAGAGGTCATCTGCCTCTGATGGACCTATTTGCCATGAAGCCGACTGATCCCTGTTAAAGCAGTCTATGCATGAGACCGTCGCTATGCATCGTTGCTATGCATCGCCGTCTATGCATGAGATCCAACAGCAgcaaatcccacaatttaattacttgttgagtgaaGTAGTGGTTACTTTTTGTGCATCCTGCATCT
Coding sequences:
- the LOC130481785 gene encoding transmembrane protein 14C-like, which codes for MSVDWLGYSYAALVASGGVIGYAKAGSVPSLAAGLLFGGLAGLGTYQQSQDPKNIWLSLIASGTLTGVMGMRFYNSRKFMPAGLIAGASLLMVGKLGLQMMEKPLQP